From the genome of Plasmodium malariae genome assembly, chromosome: 9, one region includes:
- the PmUG01_09032800 gene encoding RAP protein, putative, which produces MFFTNVRFISKLMKIKISKRKSWIKRKKKWMLPKIEKSYLKQEQDFTVPHKTIPLNENKKYEANRNNNNSNYSNDGKYSKDSYNNENTKNIDSEETGYNRMLEELKGKGKKNLKPHEYKKLLKKKEHIPKNDDKISLRHLLQKGRKNVNLDIRDFKEEEKEKKKKELNTFWYMPNPFEKKGVYGMKENSFYKSFIRDRERQLDNVDVKKLNENERKLLNDINKKKNSNYNNNNRVNEELLDKSVSLEETEEKEKKIRISPRKYWFHKDYFSPDISTLNTVRARELRFLMMNEAKLVRKGKTVDLELWLAFMNRVITLSTKVHVRSLLRYLQTIASVKVTNKKMINDILCEIFNRENNMKPKHYVYLFQSCSRLKWNDFKLIYALKNMTLCWSILRNNFLIKSANSISKLDLANIVYSKALQITLQERLGNFTGKELRAIKAITFLEFFNEEMIIKFISLATFYKEYFNYYTRHLQILYLYIMLFHTSIYNKLTEEQREFLQRYSRESNLKKINKINHKNYLNSLRRKERTVRGCLRSDDNDCSGSHYPCSDYSSTDDEGCSDSDYEGCSDSDDAGCSDSNDEGYSDGNSSSNDKDIYSGNVGDDDDEIVEDGVKFYNKPNIMNNTSRNLKEKVQIDGKNSEHIKLGDKICGGYTSMLHKEVSDLLTILKIEHLNSVKCGPFMVDIYHPESNYIIELNAHFQYYLNSENLTALSKWRHKFLFQMGYKVIHIPYRTWNNIPNDNQKIDYICSVLPNIVLASSPVYSHMGNF; this is translated from the coding sequence atgttttttacaaATGTAAGATTTATAAgcaaattaatgaaaatcaAAATTTCCAAAAGGAAGAGTtggataaaaagaaaaaaaaaatggatgttacctaaaattgaaaaatcgTATTTAAAGCAGGAGCAGGATTTTACCGTTCCTCATAAAACCATACCACtcaatgaaaataaaaaatacgaagCAAATAGGAACAATAATAACAGCAATTATAGTAATGATGGCAAATATAGTAAAGATAGCTATAATAACgaaaatacgaaaaatatAGACTCGGAAGAAACAGGCTATAATCGAATGTTAGAAGAACTTAAAGGAAAGGGGAAAAAGAACTTGAAACCACACGAATACAAGAAATTACTTAAAAAGAAGGAGCATATTCCAAAAAATGATGACAAAATAAGTTTGAGACATTTATTGCAAAAAGGGAGAAAAAATGTGAATTTAGATATTCGAGATTTTAAGGAagaagagaaagaaaaaaaaaaaaaagaactgaACACTTTTTGGTATATGCCAAAtccttttgaaaaaaaaggggtaTATGGAATGAAggaaaattctttttataaatcttTTATAAGAGATAGAGAAAGACAGTTAGATAATGTGGatgtgaaaaaattaaatgaaaatgaacgaaaattattaaatgatataaataaaaagaaaaatagtaattacaataataataatagagtGAATGAAGAATTATTAGATAAAAGCGTTTCGTTAGAAGAAACagaggaaaaggaaaaaaaaattcgaaTTAGTCCCAGAAAATATTGGTTTCACAAAGACTATTTCTCTCCTGATATATCAACATTAAATACAGTAAGGGCCAGAGAATTGCGATTTTTAATGATGAATGAAGCAAAATTAGTTAGAAAGGGGAAAACTGTAGATTTGGAATTATGGTTAGCTTTCATGAACAGAGTCATAACTTTGTCTACAAAAGTACATGTACGAAGTCTTTTAAGATATTTACAAACTATTGCATCTGTTAAAgttactaataaaaaaatgataaatgatatattgtGTGAGATTTTTAATagagaaaataatatgaagcCAAAGCATTATGTATATCTTTTTCAAAGTTGTTCAAGATTAAAATGGAAtgattttaaattaatatatgcattaaaaaatatgaccTTATGTTGGTCTATTCtgagaaataattttttgataaaatcTGCTAATTCTATTTCTAAATTAGATTTAGCAAATATTGTATATAGTAAGGCTTTACAAATAACATTACAGGAAAGATTAGGTAATTTCACAGGGAAAGAATTAAGAGCAATTAAGGCTATAACTTTTCtcgaattttttaatgaagaaatgatcataaaatttatatcattagcTACATTTTACAAAGAATATTTCAATTATTACACAAGACATTTGCAAATActgtacttatatattatgttgtTTCACACATCCATATATAACAAGCTCACTGAGGAGCAAAGGGAATTTCTACAACGCTATTCAAGGGAAagcaatttaaaaaaaattaacaaaataaaccataaaaattatttgaacaGTTTGAGGAGAAAGGAAAGAACGGTTAGAGGGTGTTTACGCAGTGATGATAACGACTGTTCAGGTAGCCACTATCCATGTAGCGACTATTCAAGCACCGACGATGAGGGATGTTCAGATAGCGATTATGAGGGATGCTCAGATAGCGACGATGCGGGATGCTCAGATAGCAACGATGAGGGATATTCAGATGGAAACTCTTCAAGTAATGACAAGGATATTTACTCAGGAAACGTTGgagatgatgatgatgaaatTGTTGAAGATGGAGTGAAGTTTTACAATAAAccaaatataatgaataacACTAGTAGAAACTTGAAAGAAAAAGTCCAGATCGATGGAAAAAATAGTGAACATATTAAATTAGGAGATAAAATATGTGGTGGGTATACAAGTATGCTACATAAAGAGGTAAGTGATCTATTAAcgatattaaaaatagaacaCCTAAATTCAGTTAAATGTGGACCTTTTATGGTTGATATTTATCACCCTGAatcaaattatattattgaatTAAATGCACATTTTcagtattatttaaattcaGAAAATTTAACGGCTTTATCAAAATGGAgacataaatttttgtttcaGATGGGGTATAAAGTAATTCATATTCCATATCGTACATGGAATAATATACCTAATGATAATCAAAAAATTGATTATATATGCAGCGTTTTACCAAATATTGTATTAGCGAGTTCACCTGTTTATTCACACATgggtaatttttaa